In Limisalsivibrio acetivorans, one genomic interval encodes:
- the miaB gene encoding tRNA (N6-isopentenyl adenosine(37)-C2)-methylthiotransferase MiaB yields MSRSFYISTYGCQMNEYDSERIGAFFTAMGFSQADSPEDADYCLINTCSVREKPQHKVGSELGRLKQLRGKNPELKIGVCGCVAQQEGENLIKSFPQTDFVLGTDAVGRLQEAVSLVEKGEKVCFTEMDSGELTLPGFERETGPSAFVTIMKGCDNFCSYCIVPYVRGREKSRDVSEILDEISYLTDKGAREITLLGQNVNSYGKNLEEKIDFPQLLTKVSEIEGVKRLRFVTSHPKDFSHELVEAVKDIDVVCESLHLPLQAGSDSVLKRMNRKYTYGEYRDKVLAAKEQIPGLALSSDFIVGFPGETDEDFRRTIDSLEEIRYDTLFAFNYSVRPGTGAERFEDDVPLSVKKMRLAELLDVQRRISMENSTRFEGESVEVMVEGASKRDAKHFTGRNRQNRVVNFKSDRDLKPGDFVMVYIDEAKPNSLHGRVR; encoded by the coding sequence TTGAGCAGGAGTTTTTATATAAGCACCTACGGGTGCCAGATGAACGAGTACGATTCGGAAAGGATAGGCGCATTCTTCACCGCCATGGGCTTTTCACAGGCAGATTCCCCCGAGGATGCGGACTACTGCCTTATAAATACATGCAGCGTAAGAGAAAAACCCCAGCACAAAGTCGGAAGTGAACTCGGGCGGCTTAAGCAGCTTAGAGGGAAAAATCCAGAGCTTAAGATAGGCGTGTGTGGATGTGTTGCCCAGCAGGAGGGGGAGAACCTTATCAAATCCTTCCCCCAGACAGACTTCGTCCTTGGAACCGATGCCGTGGGAAGGCTTCAGGAGGCTGTAAGCCTTGTGGAGAAGGGGGAGAAGGTCTGCTTCACCGAGATGGATTCCGGCGAGCTCACTTTGCCCGGTTTTGAGAGGGAAACAGGCCCGAGCGCCTTCGTTACGATCATGAAAGGGTGTGATAACTTCTGCTCCTATTGCATCGTCCCCTATGTACGTGGGCGTGAGAAGAGCAGGGATGTCTCCGAGATACTGGATGAGATAAGCTATCTTACAGATAAAGGTGCCCGGGAGATAACTCTTCTTGGACAAAATGTGAACTCATACGGAAAAAACCTTGAAGAAAAAATAGATTTTCCACAACTTCTAACTAAGGTGAGTGAGATTGAGGGTGTGAAGAGGTTACGCTTTGTGACATCCCATCCAAAGGATTTCTCACATGAACTTGTTGAGGCTGTTAAAGATATTGACGTGGTTTGTGAAAGCCTCCATCTCCCGCTCCAGGCGGGTTCCGATTCTGTACTGAAGAGGATGAACCGGAAGTACACCTACGGGGAATATCGTGATAAGGTTTTGGCAGCAAAAGAACAGATCCCGGGGCTTGCTCTTTCCTCAGACTTTATTGTAGGATTTCCCGGAGAGACCGATGAGGATTTCCGCCGAACCATTGATTCGCTGGAGGAGATACGCTACGATACCCTTTTCGCCTTCAACTACTCCGTTCGACCCGGAACCGGTGCGGAGCGTTTTGAGGATGATGTGCCCCTCTCCGTTAAGAAGATGCGTCTGGCCGAGCTTCTGGATGTGCAGAGGCGTATCTCTATGGAGAATTCCACCCGTTTCGAGGGGGAGAGCGTTGAGGTTATGGTAGAAGGGGCGAGTAAGCGTGATGCAAAACATTTCACTGGAAGGAACAGGCAGAATAGGGTAGTTAACTTTAAATCTGACAGGGATCTCAAGCCGGGGGACTTCGTTATGGTCTATATAGACGAGGCAAAGCCGAACAGTCTCCACGGAAGGGTAAGATAA
- a CDS encoding bifunctional nuclease family protein: MQEVTIKQVLKEPITQRYMVLLESLDSLTVLPIPVGSDGARMIHKRLCGENTDERNLINSIGFLLKGLDDVNVDRVVIEDYVDGVFTAKLYLNVEGVEKDIDCRPSDAIRFSLKMDVPLYVSERIVTGKTGSRKLCFQKEC, from the coding sequence ATGCAGGAAGTGACGATCAAACAGGTGCTGAAGGAGCCTATTACCCAGCGGTATATGGTACTGCTGGAGTCCTTGGATTCATTAACCGTTCTCCCTATCCCCGTCGGAAGCGACGGCGCAAGAATGATTCATAAACGGCTCTGCGGTGAAAATACCGATGAGAGAAACCTGATAAACTCCATCGGTTTCCTTTTGAAGGGGCTGGATGATGTGAACGTGGACAGGGTTGTCATTGAGGATTACGTTGACGGAGTTTTCACAGCCAAGCTCTACCTTAACGTTGAGGGTGTTGAGAAGGATATAGACTGTCGCCCCTCCGATGCAATCCGTTTTTCACTCAAAATGGATGTACCCCTTTACGTAAGTGAAAGAATAGTTACCGGAAAGACAGGGAGCCGAAAGCTCTGTTTCCAAAAGGAGTGCTAG
- a CDS encoding ABC transporter permease yields the protein MLSIYIGSTVLIALVVYLSWRYELSLEKTTVISTLRGFIQLILLGYALKYIFALEHPAWIILVILFMTTFATHAARQRANKRLGSYKTAFLTILISSGLTLSLMYFLRIIPFEIEKAIPVAGMAIGKTMNTYALMVDRLEGEVQKSIDIIEGKIALGANLKQALQSVEKASIRMSMIPVINNMATAGVVFIPGMATGMLLAGASPVYAVSFQIAIFCMIISVSILTGIIGTTLFRSTVMSAAMLRPADENS from the coding sequence ATGCTCAGCATCTATATAGGCTCAACGGTTCTCATAGCCCTTGTTGTGTATCTCAGCTGGCGGTATGAGCTTAGTCTGGAGAAGACTACGGTTATCTCAACATTACGGGGCTTTATCCAGCTTATTCTTCTGGGGTATGCCCTTAAATATATCTTCGCCCTTGAGCACCCGGCATGGATAATCCTTGTTATACTTTTCATGACCACCTTCGCTACCCATGCCGCAAGGCAGAGGGCAAACAAGAGGCTGGGGAGCTACAAAACCGCCTTTCTCACCATACTCATATCATCCGGACTGACACTATCCCTCATGTACTTTCTGCGTATCATCCCCTTTGAGATAGAGAAGGCGATACCCGTCGCAGGGATGGCCATCGGCAAAACTATGAATACCTATGCACTTATGGTGGACAGGCTCGAGGGTGAGGTTCAGAAGAGCATAGATATAATCGAAGGTAAAATCGCTCTGGGTGCAAACCTGAAGCAGGCGCTCCAGTCTGTGGAGAAGGCCTCCATACGGATGAGCATGATTCCGGTTATTAATAATATGGCAACGGCGGGTGTGGTTTTCATACCCGGCATGGCAACGGGAATGCTGCTCGCTGGAGCAAGCCCTGTTTACGCCGTATCGTTTCAGATAGCGATATTCTGTATGATAATCTCAGTAAGCATCCTTACTGGTATAATAGGCACAACACTCTTCCGCAGCACCGTTATGTCGGCGGCTATGCTGCGCCCTGCGGATGAAAACTCCTAG
- a CDS encoding HD-GYP domain-containing protein, with translation MAELKKIPLSELKTGMTVARADRAGIYFPFYGTPIKDEKPITTLRRAGVEFVFIKEEKKNSESSLSEGDKLIEQELIERTQDMDKAEFISVEDTSPTIEEVKRAALIHRRAKEVAKGILTDVRMGKSIDTNATKDVVNELVISCMNSPAVFASMTRLKDYDDYTFTHSLNVSIISIAIGRRLGKSEKDLSLLGLAGIMHDVGKMLIPDRILNKPGKLTDDEFKIIQQHPEKGYERLKKDTKFPEDVSIATLQHHEKSDGSGYPCGLMERQINPVAKIVSIADVYDAVTSDRVYHKGVSPSEALKLIFENAGKHFNETLVKFFINIMGIYPVGTLLILDTQELAIVFETSQKDIMRPTVLMITDEAGKPVVPYLFDLRQNSIKTGKPLKKIISSIRSEKYGITTNEIINDFVSGNPKAVKVG, from the coding sequence ATGGCTGAATTAAAAAAGATACCATTATCAGAACTTAAAACCGGAATGACCGTTGCAAGGGCGGATAGAGCAGGTATATACTTCCCCTTCTACGGAACGCCCATTAAGGATGAAAAACCGATCACCACCCTCCGCAGGGCTGGTGTGGAGTTTGTGTTTATAAAGGAAGAGAAGAAAAACAGCGAATCCTCTCTCTCCGAAGGTGATAAGCTCATTGAGCAGGAGCTTATCGAGCGAACTCAGGATATGGACAAGGCTGAGTTCATCTCTGTGGAAGACACCTCTCCCACCATCGAGGAGGTAAAAAGGGCAGCCCTCATCCACCGGCGTGCCAAGGAGGTTGCCAAGGGGATCCTCACAGATGTCCGCATGGGCAAATCCATCGACACCAACGCCACCAAGGATGTTGTGAACGAGCTTGTGATCTCCTGCATGAACAGCCCCGCAGTTTTTGCCAGCATGACAAGGCTTAAGGACTACGACGACTACACCTTCACCCACTCCCTCAATGTAAGTATCATAAGTATCGCCATAGGCAGAAGGCTGGGCAAATCTGAGAAGGATCTATCCCTCCTAGGTCTCGCCGGCATCATGCACGATGTGGGAAAGATGCTCATACCGGACAGGATCCTCAACAAGCCGGGCAAGCTCACCGATGACGAGTTTAAGATTATACAACAGCACCCTGAGAAAGGGTATGAAAGGTTGAAAAAGGATACAAAATTCCCCGAGGATGTTTCCATAGCAACACTTCAACACCATGAAAAGTCCGACGGATCCGGTTATCCCTGCGGGCTCATGGAGAGGCAGATAAATCCGGTGGCTAAGATTGTCTCCATCGCCGATGTTTACGATGCTGTAACAAGCGACAGGGTCTACCATAAGGGGGTATCCCCCTCCGAAGCTCTCAAGCTTATCTTTGAGAATGCAGGAAAGCACTTTAATGAGACTCTGGTGAAATTCTTCATAAACATCATGGGTATATACCCCGTGGGCACGCTCCTTATTCTGGACACGCAGGAGCTGGCCATTGTTTTTGAAACCAGCCAAAAGGATATAATGCGCCCCACTGTGTTAATGATAACCGATGAAGCTGGCAAGCCCGTTGTGCCTTACCTCTTTGATCTGAGGCAGAACTCCATTAAAACTGGAAAACCTCTTAAAAAGATCATATCATCCATACGGTCGGAGAAATACGGTATAACAACAAATGAGATTATTAATGACTTCGTCTCCGGTAACCCGAAGGCGGTCAAGGTAGGCTGA
- a CDS encoding sigma-54-dependent transcriptional regulator — protein MKPTIIIVDDEKSILEACELVLRSAGYENVIPVQDGRNLHDTLSDNPYSIVLLDLNMPHITGKDLLNSIVKEYPNIPVIIITANSDIDSAVDCLRVGAYDYLVKPLDIKRLQSSIKNAGELLNLRYEVSSLKYQAFREEIKRPEAFSHVLTANPKMSSIFSYIEAISNSGQPVLVLGETGSGKEMIARAIHNSSGLEGDFIPVDLSGLDDTMFSDTLFGHTKGAYTGADRERQGLVERAAGGTLFLDEIGDLNEQCQLKLLRLIQEEKYLPLGSDKPKRSKARIVAAANKELHNIVGSESGLRKDLYFRLSTHLIIVPPLRERPEDIRLLTEYFAEQSAEAMDKPKPGIDEEIINILSSYSFPGNVRELKALVVDAVAFSTGGKFPAEILRSRMNTHHTVTKSKDTNPNDIRTFFGKFPTLSEMTEHIIDEAMKVSNNNQKEAARLLGISRQALNKRLLNRKELSEQQ, from the coding sequence ATGAAGCCAACGATTATAATCGTTGATGATGAAAAGAGTATTTTAGAAGCCTGTGAACTGGTTTTACGTTCAGCCGGCTACGAAAACGTGATCCCTGTACAGGATGGCAGAAATCTGCACGATACCCTCTCAGACAACCCCTATTCCATAGTTCTGCTTGATCTTAACATGCCCCATATTACAGGAAAGGATCTCCTGAACAGCATTGTTAAGGAATATCCCAACATACCGGTAATCATCATCACAGCAAACTCAGATATCGATTCCGCAGTGGACTGCCTGCGAGTGGGTGCATACGACTACTTGGTTAAGCCCCTCGACATAAAGAGGCTGCAGTCATCCATAAAGAACGCCGGCGAACTGCTTAACCTAAGATATGAGGTTTCCTCCCTGAAGTACCAGGCATTCAGGGAGGAGATAAAAAGGCCGGAAGCGTTCTCCCATGTGCTAACAGCAAACCCGAAGATGTCATCCATATTCAGCTATATCGAGGCTATATCAAACTCTGGCCAGCCTGTGCTGGTGCTTGGGGAGACAGGTTCGGGAAAAGAGATGATCGCAAGAGCCATACACAATTCCAGTGGCCTTGAAGGTGATTTTATTCCTGTGGATCTCTCCGGGCTGGATGATACGATGTTCTCCGATACGCTTTTCGGCCATACAAAGGGGGCTTACACCGGTGCGGACAGGGAGCGGCAGGGTCTTGTGGAAAGGGCCGCAGGCGGTACGCTCTTCCTCGATGAGATAGGTGATCTGAACGAACAATGTCAGCTCAAGCTCCTCCGTCTGATTCAGGAGGAGAAGTACCTCCCCCTTGGCTCTGATAAACCCAAGAGGTCGAAGGCGAGGATTGTTGCTGCGGCAAACAAGGAGCTGCATAACATTGTCGGCTCAGAGTCGGGACTGAGGAAGGACCTGTACTTCCGTCTCAGCACACACCTTATTATAGTCCCCCCTCTGCGTGAAAGACCGGAGGATATACGCCTTCTTACGGAGTACTTTGCAGAGCAGTCCGCCGAAGCCATGGATAAACCTAAGCCCGGTATTGATGAGGAGATTATCAATATCCTCTCCTCTTACTCATTCCCCGGAAATGTCCGTGAGCTCAAGGCTCTTGTGGTTGATGCTGTTGCTTTCTCAACTGGCGGAAAATTCCCTGCGGAGATCCTTCGTTCAAGGATGAATACCCACCATACGGTCACAAAGAGCAAGGACACCAACCCTAACGACATCCGTACATTCTTCGGTAAATTTCCCACACTGTCTGAGATGACAGAGCATATTATTGATGAAGCAATGAAGGTCTCGAACAACAACCAGAAGGAGGCGGCAAGGCTTCTGGGGATATCAAGACAGGCGCTCAACAAACGACTCCTAAACCGAAAGGAGCTTTCTGAACAACAGTAA
- a CDS encoding sodium:calcium antiporter produces the protein MDILTASAVFIISTAVIAVSGTYLAKTSDELADVTGMGEAVFGAVLLGGTTSLPGIITSVTAAYSNHPELAVSNAIGGIAAQTFFLSIADISYRKTNLEHAAASFPNLMQGTMLIALLSLVMAGIAGPSAEIFHFHPFSLLIIIFYIGGSKLVSKAKDEPMWRPRLTRETVEDEPDIKNIRKLSMKALIIKFVLLAAVVGTAGYSVAESGIIIADKTGLSESLVGALFTAVATSLPELIVSVAAVRYGALTMAVGNIIGGNTFDVMFVAFADFAYLEGSILQAVTMNQVYMIAMTILMTGVLIMGLLHREEQGLGKIGWESSLIFAVYILGNAFLFFLT, from the coding sequence ATGGACATCCTAACAGCTTCGGCTGTCTTTATCATATCAACAGCGGTTATTGCAGTAAGCGGTACTTACCTTGCGAAAACATCCGATGAGCTTGCGGATGTAACAGGTATGGGGGAAGCAGTATTTGGTGCCGTTCTTCTCGGCGGAACAACATCTCTTCCCGGAATCATAACCTCCGTAACCGCCGCATACTCAAACCATCCCGAGCTTGCCGTAAGCAACGCAATCGGCGGGATCGCCGCCCAGACATTCTTTCTCTCCATTGCTGATATATCATACAGAAAGACCAACCTTGAGCACGCCGCAGCATCATTTCCAAACCTGATGCAGGGCACAATGCTCATCGCCCTGCTCTCTCTGGTTATGGCGGGCATAGCGGGACCATCGGCGGAGATCTTCCATTTCCATCCGTTCTCCCTCCTGATTATCATCTTCTACATTGGAGGCTCAAAGCTGGTTTCAAAGGCTAAGGACGAACCTATGTGGCGCCCCAGGCTTACTAGGGAAACGGTTGAGGATGAGCCTGATATTAAGAATATTCGCAAACTCAGCATGAAAGCCCTGATCATAAAATTCGTTCTGCTTGCCGCTGTAGTGGGTACTGCAGGTTACAGTGTTGCAGAATCGGGGATCATCATCGCAGACAAGACCGGCCTTTCCGAATCGTTGGTCGGAGCCCTGTTCACAGCAGTTGCCACTTCCCTTCCAGAGCTTATTGTATCTGTGGCGGCCGTTCGTTATGGCGCATTGACCATGGCCGTGGGGAATATTATCGGAGGAAATACATTCGACGTAATGTTCGTGGCGTTTGCGGATTTCGCCTACCTTGAGGGGAGCATACTGCAGGCGGTTACGATGAACCAGGTATACATGATCGCCATGACCATACTTATGACAGGTGTTTTGATAATGGGCCTGCTGCACAGAGAGGAGCAGGGGCTCGGCAAGATAGGCTGGGAGAGCAGTCTCATATTCGCTGTTTACATACTTGGCAATGCTTTTCTATTCTTTCTAACCTGA
- a CDS encoding molybdenum cofactor biosynthesis protein MoaE, protein MDISKKIEEMKQDPDFAENVGMILVHNGIVRGSSRGDKSKVTKLEVYPDYDKIEEIRKEILEMEGIYNIAIEAKSGVMKPGDDLLFLVVAGDIRENVKPALALLLDRVKAEAVTKKEHIEG, encoded by the coding sequence ATGGATATTTCAAAGAAGATTGAAGAGATGAAGCAGGACCCAGACTTCGCAGAGAACGTTGGGATGATCCTAGTGCACAACGGTATTGTGAGGGGAAGCTCCCGTGGGGATAAATCAAAGGTTACCAAGCTTGAGGTCTATCCCGATTACGATAAGATAGAGGAGATAAGGAAAGAAATCCTCGAGATGGAAGGGATTTACAATATCGCCATCGAGGCGAAGTCCGGAGTTATGAAGCCGGGTGACGACCTTTTGTTCCTTGTTGTTGCTGGTGATATCAGAGAGAATGTTAAGCCTGCATTGGCGCTGCTTCTGGATCGTGTTAAGGCGGAAGCGGTTACGAAGAAAGAACACATTGAAGGGTAG
- a CDS encoding PAS domain S-box protein, translated as MSGVRRLSLIADSSNLSKIFDLYLETTDITACIADAECSASFVCSKQRDVCMHFHKSYEKSHEACNRLGSEMADELDGNKEYAVITCDNGMNHAAASLMVGGVKAAVILTGQVFTQKPDLDYFANQAERYGYDKDEYLAEIQRVPVVDEDYLINSVRYLKLQCENILELGANKHELEKERERFSLAVESTRDGVFDYDIENNSFHVSPRFSYMLGYPEGYFTDKDSVVNLLHPDDKDRVLQSFSECLESGYEFYEEKYRLKKGSGGYINILSRGSIVRDENGKAVRMVGFHSDISDDVSAAEKLMREKEKWANLFYKHSSVMLLINPVTGEITDANEAAASFYGYSREELMRMSITSLNTLPPEVVRARRREAEIRKTNRFVFPHRLADGTIKTVEVFSSPIIEGGETLLFSVIQDITDKVKAERDLAEVNKELENRVENELMSRIKSEIKYSYLFNAMHDGVLLNYVVDGKTGAIFEANDSACKMLGYRKDELYLIHPEKLLSPAFAVNAQDHINNLVKNGYAYATAELIRKDGSILNVEWNATLFTYEGKRTSCIIFRDIEDKIAAEQRRIQNEQLLVQQSKLAAMVEMMGAIAHQWRQPLNALSLLIQVLDDDYDSGDIDKGYLEEFIDTTTGIINHMSYTIDDFKDFFKPSREKKHFDIVTAVKDVIGLIYAQLEANGISFRFSCQCGVKSFEGINEITKNTCEENLLKVYGYPSELKQVVLNLIQNANDAMLERRKGYRKLKPFIDLEIKQAGEWILISITDNGGGIPEEILDRVFEPYYTTKLASGTGIGLHMSRMIIEEHMNGMIELKNNNDGLTAVVKLPS; from the coding sequence ATGAGCGGAGTGCGTAGACTTTCATTAATTGCCGACTCTTCCAACCTATCCAAGATATTCGACCTATACTTGGAAACCACTGATATTACAGCGTGTATTGCAGATGCAGAATGTTCGGCAAGCTTTGTCTGTTCTAAACAGAGGGATGTGTGCATGCACTTCCATAAGTCTTACGAAAAGAGCCATGAGGCTTGTAACAGACTTGGGTCAGAAATGGCGGATGAGCTTGACGGCAACAAGGAATATGCCGTCATAACATGCGACAACGGCATGAACCATGCCGCGGCAAGTCTTATGGTTGGTGGAGTGAAAGCTGCTGTAATACTAACCGGACAGGTTTTCACCCAAAAGCCTGATTTGGATTATTTTGCTAATCAGGCAGAGAGATACGGCTATGATAAGGATGAATATTTAGCAGAGATCCAGCGTGTACCGGTGGTGGATGAAGATTATCTGATTAACAGCGTCCGTTACCTTAAACTTCAGTGCGAGAATATCCTTGAGCTCGGTGCAAATAAACACGAGCTTGAGAAGGAGAGGGAGCGTTTCAGTCTCGCCGTTGAATCCACAAGGGACGGCGTTTTCGACTATGACATTGAGAATAACTCATTCCATGTTTCCCCTCGGTTCTCTTACATGCTTGGTTATCCGGAGGGCTATTTTACGGATAAGGACTCCGTTGTTAATTTGCTCCACCCGGACGATAAGGATAGAGTTTTACAAAGTTTCAGCGAATGTCTGGAAAGCGGTTACGAATTCTATGAAGAGAAGTACAGGCTCAAGAAAGGAAGCGGTGGATACATAAACATACTCTCCCGAGGCAGTATCGTGCGGGATGAGAATGGAAAAGCTGTAAGGATGGTTGGCTTCCATTCGGATATATCCGATGACGTCAGCGCCGCTGAAAAGCTCATGCGTGAGAAGGAAAAATGGGCTAATCTGTTCTATAAGCACAGCTCAGTTATGCTCCTGATAAACCCTGTTACTGGTGAGATAACAGATGCTAACGAAGCGGCGGCATCCTTCTATGGCTATTCCCGTGAAGAGCTTATGAGGATGAGTATAACATCCCTTAACACACTTCCGCCGGAGGTTGTAAGAGCAAGACGCCGTGAGGCGGAGATCAGGAAAACTAACCGCTTCGTATTCCCCCACAGGCTTGCTGACGGCACGATAAAAACAGTGGAGGTGTTCTCATCACCCATAATAGAAGGTGGAGAGACACTCCTGTTCTCAGTTATTCAGGACATAACAGATAAGGTGAAGGCGGAGCGTGACCTGGCTGAGGTCAACAAGGAGCTTGAGAACCGTGTTGAGAATGAGCTGATGAGCAGAATCAAGAGCGAGATCAAATACAGCTATCTCTTCAACGCCATGCATGACGGTGTACTCCTGAACTACGTTGTGGACGGTAAGACGGGGGCTATCTTCGAGGCGAACGACTCCGCCTGTAAGATGCTTGGATACAGGAAGGATGAGCTGTATCTTATACATCCGGAAAAGCTTCTATCACCTGCATTTGCTGTAAATGCACAGGACCACATAAACAACCTTGTAAAAAATGGTTACGCCTATGCAACAGCAGAGCTTATCAGGAAAGACGGCTCAATCCTCAATGTAGAATGGAATGCAACACTATTCACCTATGAAGGCAAGCGCACTTCCTGCATCATATTTCGGGATATTGAGGACAAGATCGCCGCAGAGCAGCGCAGGATACAGAATGAGCAGCTCCTCGTGCAGCAGTCCAAGCTGGCGGCTATGGTTGAGATGATGGGAGCCATCGCCCACCAGTGGAGACAGCCACTCAACGCCCTGAGCCTTCTAATACAGGTTCTGGATGACGATTACGACTCCGGCGACATCGACAAGGGGTATCTGGAAGAGTTCATAGACACAACAACCGGCATCATTAACCACATGTCCTACACCATCGATGACTTTAAAGACTTCTTCAAGCCCTCCAGAGAGAAGAAGCATTTTGATATAGTCACTGCGGTCAAAGATGTTATCGGGCTTATATATGCCCAGTTGGAGGCTAATGGTATAAGCTTTCGTTTCAGCTGTCAGTGTGGTGTGAAAAGCTTCGAGGGGATAAACGAGATTACTAAAAACACCTGCGAGGAGAACCTTCTGAAGGTTTATGGCTATCCTAGCGAGCTTAAGCAGGTTGTTCTAAATCTCATACAGAATGCGAATGATGCAATGCTTGAGAGAAGAAAGGGTTACAGAAAACTAAAGCCTTTTATAGATCTTGAAATTAAACAGGCTGGCGAATGGATACTTATCAGCATTACAGACAATGGCGGCGGTATACCGGAGGAGATATTAGACCGTGTATTTGAGCCTTACTACACAACAAAGCTGGCCTCCGGCACCGGTATAGGCCTTCACATGTCCAGAATGATTATCGAGGAGCATATGAACGGTATGATTGAGCTTAAGAACAACAATGACGGTCTGACAGCTGTGGTTAAGCTCCCCTCCTAG
- a CDS encoding DUF342 domain-containing protein produces MTGDVGKRGTLFGEDISENVELVISEDNITAEIVIPIKDYSYVSVSALIEENGITEGVDEKNAYRAEKLIQAGDGKGERVIIASGTPPQHGTNGEIILKSESPEDEIISSDDLQKVDYRTYRQKKLSLAKKDEALGLIIKASEGSDGSDIFGNISKAIPGEDIEIELGENVYLEDNKVISTIDGLLEYSREGQKVRMDVSEVLTIKEDVDFSTGNINFPGSVIVKGIIKAGFEVYARNNVVADTVKDSYVEAGGDIIIKQGIIGDSPSKMAVCRAGRNISAKFVQHGDIIAAEDIHIKKSIIHSKILSDGEVVCEGSPGAIIGGVCYGVKGIRAKIIGSKFFIRTEVGVFPSSRMIEDIKNLSSELFAGQKTLKKLNAFLGPGRNIDTSVYDSDKRERVEKLIKNRERLEVRTQRLEQRTKNIKEGLKNIKNSSIRFEKEIWNDVKVILGDKFIRLTNSQHRGRFVLDEKNEITLKNI; encoded by the coding sequence ATGACAGGGGATGTTGGTAAACGTGGAACCCTCTTTGGTGAGGACATAAGCGAGAACGTTGAACTCGTTATCTCAGAAGATAATATCACTGCAGAGATAGTTATCCCCATCAAAGACTACAGCTATGTCTCCGTAAGTGCACTCATAGAGGAGAACGGGATAACTGAAGGCGTTGACGAAAAGAATGCCTACCGTGCCGAAAAACTGATACAGGCGGGTGACGGCAAGGGTGAAAGGGTAATCATCGCCTCTGGAACACCTCCTCAGCATGGAACCAACGGCGAAATCATCCTTAAGTCCGAATCACCCGAGGATGAGATCATCTCCTCCGATGACCTCCAGAAGGTCGACTACAGAACATACCGGCAGAAGAAACTGAGCCTCGCCAAAAAGGATGAGGCGCTGGGGCTTATCATCAAAGCATCCGAAGGGTCCGACGGCTCGGATATCTTCGGAAACATCTCCAAAGCGATACCCGGAGAGGATATTGAGATCGAACTGGGTGAGAATGTATACCTTGAAGACAACAAAGTAATCAGCACCATAGACGGCCTTCTCGAGTACAGCAGAGAGGGGCAGAAGGTTCGTATGGATGTCAGCGAGGTTCTTACCATCAAAGAGGATGTGGACTTCTCCACAGGTAACATAAACTTCCCAGGCTCGGTTATTGTAAAGGGAATAATCAAAGCTGGCTTTGAGGTTTACGCCAGAAATAACGTTGTAGCAGATACTGTCAAAGACTCCTACGTTGAGGCGGGGGGAGATATCATCATAAAGCAGGGAATAATCGGTGACAGCCCCTCAAAGATGGCCGTATGCAGAGCTGGGAGGAACATCTCCGCCAAGTTCGTTCAGCATGGGGATATCATCGCCGCTGAGGATATTCATATAAAAAAATCAATAATCCATTCAAAAATCCTTTCCGATGGTGAGGTAGTCTGCGAGGGCTCTCCGGGAGCCATTATCGGAGGAGTATGCTACGGAGTTAAAGGGATACGGGCTAAGATTATCGGCTCGAAGTTTTTCATAAGAACAGAGGTTGGCGTTTTCCCCTCATCCAGAATGATTGAAGATATAAAGAATCTCTCCAGCGAACTCTTTGCCGGACAGAAAACACTGAAAAAACTGAATGCATTCCTTGGCCCCGGAAGGAACATTGATACCAGTGTCTATGACAGCGACAAACGCGAAAGGGTGGAGAAGCTCATAAAGAACAGGGAGCGGCTTGAGGTTCGAACACAAAGGCTTGAGCAGAGAACCAAGAATATAAAAGAAGGTCTGAAGAATATAAAAAACTCCTCAATTCGCTTTGAGAAAGAGATCTGGAACGATGTGAAGGTTATCCTTGGGGATAAGTTCATCAGGCTTACCAACAGCCAGCACAGGGGGAGGTTTGTGCTGGACGAGAAGAATGAGATAACACTTAAAAATATCTAG